The segment CAGGTGAGCCGAGATATCCCGGGTCGTCATGCCTTTTGCATACATGGACAGGACCTGATCCTCTATATTTGAGATATCGGTCTGGTTCTTTTTGACTGACTGCGGTTCGAAGTCACCCTTGCGGTCTCTGGGGACGTCGATCGGGATATCTCCGGCCGAAGAGGTGACTGTTTTAGGGCTGTAGCCGTTGCGGCTGTCATCTGTATGCTTGTTCTTGTAGTCATATTTGCTGTAACCGAGATGGTCATCCATCTCGGCTTCCAGCATCTGCTGGATCGTATCTCCGAGAAGATCCCTCAGCATAGCCTGTACGTCCTGGGCGTCTTCCGGTTTGTAGTGGGAAAGGAGACTCTGAATAAGCGCTTTTCTTTCCGGTGTCAGTTTTCTCTGTCTTGCCATAAAAATATCCTCCTGGATTGAATTTATCTTAACACCAATCCAGGAGGCTTGCTTTCTTCTCTATGGAGTTTACACAGAATTTGTTATACTCTCATCGTACAAGCAGGCAGGCATGAAAATCTGCTTTCCAACGCGGACGGTTACTACTTCAAGCTGTGGAATAAGGGGACAACCCATCCCGCTCCGCAAGAGGCGGTCTGAAATGACTGAACAACGACGACTCCCAGTTCGGCAGAGATTTTCGCGCCTTTCCGCGCCCTGCTTTTTTGGGAGCGTATCCTTAATTTTTTTGCGTCCGCTTCCGCTCAAGGACTGGCGAGAGGCTGTATGCGCTGGCTCCCACCGTCGACAGATTATGCAGCAGCGCCGAGAGCGCCGGCGAAATATATCCGCCGAGTCCAAGCGCCAACAACAGAGAATTCGCGCAGACGATGAAACAATAATTCCTATTTATCTTTGACATCGTCCGCCTTCCTATGCGCACGGCGTCCGTAAGCGGAGAAATGTTATTCTCAAGCAGCACGACGTCGGCTACTTCCTGCGCTATGTCCGCCCCGCTTCTCATGGAAACGCCGGCGCTCGCTGCGGAAAGAGCCGGAGAATCGTTCACGCCGTCCCCCACCATTATCACGCCCTTCTGTTGTCCGGCAAGCGCCTCTACGTACTGCGACTTCTCTACTGGCAGCATTTCGTGGCGGAATTCAGTTATCCCCAGCTTTGACGCGGCGTTTTCAGCGGCCTTTTTGCAGTCGCCGGTGAGCATCACGATGCGCTTTATCCCCTCTCTCCTCAGCTCGGCTACGACCGGCGCGGCCTCGGCGCGGAGCGGGTCGGCTATGCATATTATGCCGGCGAGTCTGTTTCCCACGGCGAGATAAAGCAGCGAGTAATGTCCGCTCTCTTCGTCGATAATCTTCTTTTCTTTCTCCGATATCTCTATCCCCTCGTCCTCAAAGACAAAATGCGCGCTGCCGATTATGACCCGTTTGCCGCTGAGGCTGGACGCTATGCCGTGGGCGACGGCGTACTCCACCTCGGCGTGCTCCTCGGCGTGACGCAGCTCTTCCTCTTCGGCTTTGCAGACGACGGCCTTGGCTATCGAATGGGGGAAATGCTCCTCAAGGCACGCGGCGAGCTTCAACGCTTCGTCGCGGCGGTAGCCGTTTAGAGGAATGACCTTGACGACCTTCGGCTCGGCGACGGTCAGAGTGCCGGTCTTATCGAAGACCACCGTGTCGGCCGCGGCGAGCGCTTCGAGGTATTTGCCTCCTTTTATCAGGATGCCGTGCTTTACTCCTTCGCGCATCGACGCGAGTATTGCGAGCGGCGTGGCCAGTTTTATTGCGCAGGAGTAGTCGACCATCAGCGCCGACGACGCGCGCAGAGGGTCTCTCGTCGCAAGGTAGATCAGGCCGGCGAGCATGAAGTTGAAGGGCACTATGCTGTCGGCGAGATGTTCGGAGCGTCCCTGTATCGAGGCCTTGCGCTCTTCGGATTCCTCGACCACCTTGATGATTCTGCTTATCCTCGTAGCGTTTCCGATCTCTATCGCCTCGACAACTATCATGCCTTCCTCGACGACCGTCCCGGCGTAGACGCTGTGCCCCGTTCTGCGCGCTATTCCCAGCGCCTCTCCCGTCATAGACGATTGATTGACGACGGCTTCGCCTTCCGCGACCCTTCCGTCGACCGGTATCACGCTGCCTGCGCGCACTATGATAAGGTCGCCCTTCACCACTTCGGCGAAGGGCACTTCGATCTCTTCGCCGCCGCGTTTTAGCCACACACGCTCAGTGCGAAGCGCCAGAGTCTTGGCGAGATCTTCTTTAGACTTCTGTTCCGTCCAGCTTCCGAGAAGGTCTCCGAGCCGTATGAGGGTCATCACTACTCCGGCGGAGGTAAAGTCGTTTCTCGCCATAGCGCTTACTATCGCGGAGGCGTCGAGCACCGCGACGTCTATTTTCCGGCGCACGAAAATCGAATGCAGCCCGCGCCTGACGAAGCACAGCGAGCGCATTACGCTGACGGCTCTGCGCAGCGGGAAGGGAAGCATCATGCGCAATACCGAGCGCGCCGCCATCAGGGCGATGCTGCCCATCAGGCTCGGAACCGCCGAATCTCTGCTTAAGGCGTAAAGCTCGCTGTCGTCGTAAATATCCTTAGTGAGCAACGCCGCCGCAGAGAGGACTCTTCCTCTGTACGGCTCGTCGAAATATATCAAAATACTGCCGGTAAGCGCGGAGGCCTTGACTTTTTTTACGCCGCGCTGCGCTTCGAGCAGCGTCTCTATCGCGGCTTCGTTTTTTTTGTTGAAAGCACCCTTCGCCGGGCGCAACCGGATGCGCCCGGGCAATTCGTGTACGATTGAAAATTCCATAAGACTCCCTCACAGCCCGCGGTCCGCGTTTTTTTAAACGCGGACCGCGGAAGATAACAGAAATTTCAGCCGCTGGCGGCTATTTCTCTTCATCCATGCAGCATCTTGCCTCTGCGATCATATCAGACGCCGCTTCCTTCGCGGCCTCGGCCGAGGCCGCCACCTTTTCCTGAAGCTGCATCCCCTTGGCGAGGGCCTTTACAGCGGCTTTCTTAGCGGCGCCGTTCTTTACGAGCGCAAAGGCCCCGGCTCCGACAAGGACTCCAGCTGCGAAAAACAGACAACGCTCACACCCTTCTTTCATCGTGAAAACCTCCCTTGAATCGTTTTATTCGCCGTTATTGGTCGGTTGTCGCGACCATTTCCGCCAAAAAAATAACCCTTTGCGAGAAATTTCTCTCCCCGCAAAGGTTGCTACTCATTTAGTTTAAAACTTTGCGAAACGCGCGCCGAACTCCTCGCACTTTTTGATTCCCTCTTCGTCCGGCGTCAGGTTGATGATGAGCCCAGTCTCGAATACGAGGCAGCCGTCGTCCAGCATCCTCTTTTCCCAATTTCTCATCCATTCGCCGTCTCCCCAGCCGTACGAACCAAAGAGGGCGATCTTTTCTCCGGATAATTGCTTTTCCACCGACGCGACGAAAGGCTCGAATTCGCTTTCCTCGAGGACCTCGACGCCCATCGAGGGGCAGCCTAAAGCAAACTTTTCATAGTCGTTCAGATTTTTTCCTCCGAATTCCGATACCGTGTATACTTCAGCGCATACGTCCTGCGATGCTATGCCTTTCGCGATTGCGTTGGCCATCGCCTCGGTGTTTCCTCCGGAGCTCCAGTAAATTACAGCGATTTTACCCACGATATTCTCCACCTTTCTTTGTCGCATTCAGCTGAACATGGGAGCAGAATAGACTATCTGCGCCATTTCGCGGCCTGCGTCAAAATTTTTACAGAAATATTCGGTGCATCTCTTGTAGCGGTCAAAAAGCTGCAGACTTTTCTCCTTGTCGCCGTAGACCTTCCAAGTTCCGCAAACCTTATATCCGTGCCCGTTATTCTCTATGAAGCCGCGCACGTCTTCGATGGGATAGCCGAGAAAAAGCCCTATCTCATGCGGAAAACAGCCGCAGGAGAAAAAGCGCTCTTTAAGCGTGTCTAGCTTTTCACAGACGCCGGCTTCGGATTTATAGCCGTAACCCTCCAAAAATTCGTTTGCTTCGGGCGTAAAAACCTCTTCAAGCATATTTCTGCGGTATATATAGATCAGCGAATGTCTTTCGCAGCTGCAAAGCACCTCTAATGAAACACCGCAGTCTCTGAGGATATTTTTCGCCGTCGCCGCGCTCATCTCGGAGGCGGGCGCGGCGCGCCAGCTGAACATATTGGCAGGCTTTATTCCGGCGAGCGTCGGAGCGCAATGAAAAGCGATAAGATAATCGAGAGACTTGCTGTCCATAGCCTTCCTCCATTCGAGTTAGCAATATCTAACAAACGTGTATATAATAATTAGCATAAGCTAACTTGTCAAGAGAGAAAAATGAAATTGCCTCGGAGATTTTCCGAGACAATTCTTGTCGCTTTTGCAGGAGCTTGAGGGAAAACTTTTGGCCGTTGGGGGGGTTAATCGAAGCTGAAGGAGGCGACTACGGCCGTATGGTCGCTCGGGCGTTCGGCGGCGCGCAGCCCGCGCTCGACCTTAACGCCTGTGCAGCGGGCCGCGACGCTTTTCGTGCCGAGGATGTGGTCGATGCGCCAGCCGATGTTCCTCTCAAGCGCGTTTTTTATTCGGTAATCCCAAAAGGTGTACTCACCGGCCCCCGGCAGCTGCTCGCGGAATATGTCGACGAGCCCCCACCCCATAGCGTCCTTCAGCGCTTTTTTTACGTCTTCGTGGAAGCAGACGTGCTCTTTTTTATTTTTGGGGTTCGTTACGTCGATATCCGTAGGTGCGACGTTAAGATCTCCTAGCCATACTACCCTATCCTCCGGAGTGCATTTTCTTTCGAGGAGTCCGCGCACACGCGCGATGAAGCGCAGCTTATAAGGGTAATCGGGGTTATCGATCTCTTTGCCCTGAGGAATGTAGGTGTTGAGCACTGTGAGCGGCCCGAAGCGCGCTCTTACAACCCGCGCGTTTTCCGATTCTTCGCGTCCATCTTCCTCTCCGTCGCAGAGGCCGAACTCAAATTCGTCCGGCGCTTCGCGCGAAATGACGGCCACGCCGTTATAGCTCTTCATTCCTTTATAAACGCAGCGGTATCCGCGCCCCTCAAAAAATGCCGACGGGAATTCTTCGTCGCGGCATTTCGTTTCCTGAAGACAGAGGATGTCCGGCGCGCCCGAGTGCGCAAGCCAGCCCTCAAGGAGCGGCAGGCGGCTTTTTACGGAATTTACGTTGAAGGTCGCTATTTTGATGTCGGGCATTCGATTCTCCTTTATGTTCGCAGTCGTACGAACAGAAGCCGCGCTGCGCGGCGTCTGCCTTTTATTCCGCCCAGTAGTTCGGGGCCTCTTTCGTGATGACTATATCGTGCGGATGGCTTTCCTTCATCGACGCCGCCGTCACTTGGACGAAGCGTGCGTTCTCGTGCAGTGCGTCGACCGTCGGCGCTCCGACGTAGCCCATCCCGGCGCGGACGCCTCCGACCATCTGATAGATGACTCCGGAGAGCGGGCCCTTGTGCGGGACCATTCCCTCTATTCCTTCGGGCACGAGCTTGTCCTCCGATATGCCCTCCTGGAAGTAGCGGTCTTTGCTGCAGCCGCCCTTCATCGCTCCGAGAGAGCCCATGCCGCGGTAGCTCTTGAAGGAGCGCCCTTTGTAGATGACGGCCTCCCCCGGACTTTCCTCTGTGCCGGCGAAGAGCGAGCCAATCATAACGACGTCGCCGCCGGCCGCGAGGGCCTTGACTATGTCGCCGGAGTAGCGGATGCCGCCGTCGGCGATGACGGTCTTTCCGCGCCTGTGGGCTTCTTCGGAGACGTTCATCACGGCCGCGACCTGCGGGACGCCGATACCGGCGACGATTCTCGTCGTACATATCGAACCAGGTCCGATGCCGACCTTGACTCCGTCGGCCCCCGCGTCGATCAGCATATCCGCCGCCTCCTTCGTCGCGATGTTGCCGGCGATTATCGGAATGTCGGGATAGAGCGCGCGTATCTCGCTTACCATGTCGATCACCGTTCTTGAATGTCCGTGCGCGGTGTCTATCACGATCACGTCTACGCCGGCCTTCACAAGCGCCTCTGCGCGCTCTTTGGCGTCCTCTCCTACTCCGATCGCCGCGCCGGCGCGCAGGCGTCCGTGCGAGTCCTTAGTCGCGTTCGGGAACGCCTTCGCCTTCAGGATGTCCTTTATCGTGATGAGCCCCTTCAATTTATTTTCCTTGTCGACTATCGGCAACTTCTCCACCTTTGTCCCCATGAGTATCTGCTTGGCGTCGTTGAGCGTCGTCCCCACGGGAGCGGTGATGAGGTTCTCCTTCGTCATTATGTTGGATATGGGTTGGTCGAGATTCGTTACGAAACGGAGGTCCCTGTTCGTGATGATGCCGACGAGGCGTATCTGATCGTCCACTACCGGTACGCCGGAGATATGGTAGTGCTCCATAAGAGCAACTGCCTCGCGCACCGAATCGGATGGGTGACGGTAGAAGGGGTCGACTATGACGCCGGACTCGGAGCGCTTCACTTTATCTATTTCCATTGCCTGACGCTCTATCGGCATGTTTCTGTGCATGATGCCGATTCCCCCCTCGCGCGCAAGGGCTATCGCGAGCCGCGCCTCTGTCACCGTATCCATGGCGGCGCTGCAAATCGGAATGTTGAGCTCGATCTGCGGGGTCAGCCTGGTAGCCACGCTGACTTTCGCCGGCACGACTTCGCTGTAGCCGGGCACCAGCAGCACGTCGTCGAACGTAAAGCCACTGTAGTCAACAAATTTATCTTCTCTCCAGCCCATTTATCAATACCTCCGTATAAAATTAAATTTTTCTCTCAAAGCGCGATGCGGCTTATCTCCGCGACGCAGTGGCAGATCATGCACTCGCCGCGCCCGGCGCTTCCGCACTCCTCGGCGGATTTCACCTTAATGTTGAATCTCGGATGTTCGCCGTCGCCCTCGAGCTCCGCGTTGAGCTTCTCCCTGAATTGCGGGAGAAGAGCGCCGAGCTTGGGGCGCTGCGCGATCAGCGTCGCGTCGACCCAATCGGCGCGCCAGCCCTTAGAGGCGAGCAGCGCAAGCACGCTGTGCAGCAGCGTTATGCTGTCCGCGCCGCGCCATTTTTCATCGCTTGCCGGAAAGAGCGTCCCGATGTCGGCTTCCCCGGCCGCGCCGAGCAGCGCGTCCATTACCGCATGCGTAACGACGTCGGCGTCGGAATGTCCGAAGAGGCCGAAATCAACGCCGGCGACTCTGACTCCGGCGATTATCAGGGGCCTGCCTTCGGCGAGCCTGTGGATGTCGAAGCCGTGCCCCGCCCTTCTTTCGATATTGTTTTCAGCCATCGCGCGGGCCATCTCCCAGTCGAACTGCGTCGTTATCTTAAAATTCCTTTCGTCTCCGTCGACTCGTACGATGCCGCGCCCCGAAGCCGTCCACAGGGAGGCCTCGTCGTCCGCAGGGGATGCGCCGCGCAGCAGCGACGTCAGCTCTTCCCGCCTGAAAGCCTGAGGAGTCTGAGTGCGTAGATAAATATTCCTGTCGGCCGCCGTTAGGAGGCTTCCGTCGATTTTTTTCAGCGCGTCGGTGCAGCGCAGGAGCGGCACGGCGGCGCCGTGCCGCTCCGCCTCGCTCATGAGCGTGAGCAAGAGTTCCTCGGTAATAAAAGGGCGGGCCCCATCGTGCACAAGCACGTGCGACCCGCGGCATTTTTCAAGTCCGTTGAGCACGGATTCGGAGCGCGTGGCTCCGCCGCGCGCAATTGTTATGTTCAACCTCTCACAGTCGGCAGCGAATTCCTCGATTCTCTCCGCGGGAAGCACGAGCACGATGTCGCGCAGCGCCCCTTCCGAGCGCAGACGCTCTGCAGTCTCGTACGACCAGCGCCACACCGGTCGGCCGGCAAGCGCGCGGAACTGCTTCGGCGTTCCGCCGAGCCTGCTTCCGCTGCCAGCCGCTGCGATCAGGAATGACCAGTGAGGAGTTTCCATAGCTATGGGTGTATGCGTCCGAATACCATTCTGCCGGCCGAGGTCTGAAGCATCGAGGTGACGGTGACCTTGACGCGCTCGCCTACGTGGCGCGAACCGTCCTCTACGACGAGCATCGTGCCGTCGTCTAGATAGCCTATCCCCTGATGGTTTTCTTTGCCGAGGCGTATTATGTCTATCTCGACCTTTTCGCCGGGAAGTAACATCGGCTTCAGCGAATTCGCTAAGTCGTTGACGTTGAGAACGTCGACGCCCTCAATCTGAGCAACCTGGTTGAGGTTGTAGTCCGTCGTGATTACTTTCCCGTTCAGCCGGCGCGCAAGCACGACGAGCGCTTCGTCCACCTTGTCGCGATCGAGCTCGCGCAGCGTGACTTCGGGTATTTCGACGGTCAGCCCCTCGACTTTCTGAAGCTCCGTAACGACTGAGAGGCCGCGGCGGCCGCGCGTCCTGCGCAGCGAATCGGTCGAATCAGCGACGCCCTGCAGCTCGGCTAAGATGAAGCGCGGCAGCACGATCGTCCCCTCAAGGAAGCCCGTCTGCGCTACGTCGAGGATACGTCCGTCGATTATCGCGCTCGTGTCGAGCACCTTGGGATATGAAAACTGCGCCCCCTGCGAGATCGCCACGCCGCTCTCGGCGGCGCCCTTCTTTTTCGACGGAAGCGAGAGCTTCGATTTTATGTTGATGTTGGTCAGCATGTTCCAGAAATCGTCTCCGCGCTTCGCGAAGAATCTCAGCCCCCAGTAGCCTAAGGCTACGTTCAGTAGTATCGCGATATATACGCCGATTCCTCCAGGAATCTTGGAAAGCGGAATCGCTATCAGGTTTGCGAGCAGCAGCCCCAGCATCAGCCCTATTATACTTATTATCAGATCTGACACGCTCACGTTCTGTATTCTTGTCTCGAAGAACTGCCCGAATTTAATCAAAGCCCACCAGAAGAGCGGCGCAAGAATAAAGCCTAAAACTGCCGAGAGCAGTACGATAAAGACTGTCATTCCAATCGGGTGTATCGACGACATCGAGGGCCACAGCTTAGCGCGCAGTATCAGCAGGGATATCTGATATCCGGCCGCCGCGCAGACAAACACCATCACCGCGTACACGACTCTTCTCATCATCTTTGAAAGTTCTCTGTCATGGCGCATTGAAAATTCCTCCTCTCTTATTTTGTAGTTGCTTTGAATGCACGCTTTAAATCAGAAATTAAAAATTTTCTCCCGTATGGGTCATCTCCTTTCTCGCCTCCATCGCCATGTGCAGCGTAACGCGGTCGGCAAAACCTATGCTGCCGCCCACCGGCAGGCCGTACGAAAGGCGCGATACCTTGACCGGCACTCCCGAAAGCGCCTCCTGAACGGCGTACGCCGTCAGGTCTCCTTCGATTCTCGGCGCCGTCGCGAGGATTATCTCCTCGACCCCGCCCATTTCGACGCGCTCGCGCAACCTTTCAAGGCTCTCCTGCGGTATCTCTTCGTCGTCGAGCGGCGATAGGCGTCCTCCGATCACATGGTATATCCCGTTGAATATGCCGGCCTGCTCCATCGCAACGCAGTCCTCTTCGTTTTCGACGACGCAGAGCAGCTTTTGGTTTCGCAGGGGGTCGGTGCAGATCTGGCAGGGATCGACGTCGGTTATCGCTCCGCAGAGGCTGCAGTGGCGAATATTTTCGGTAAGTGATATCACGGCCTCGCCGAATTCCCTTATCTGCTGAGGCTCCTGCCTGAGCAGATAAAATACCATGCGCCGGGCAGTCTTTTCCCCGACTCCCGGCAACTTGCTCCACTGTTTTATTAGTTTTTGTACTGGCCCGGGAAGAGACAAGGGGCGCCTCGCTACATAAGTCCTGGGAAACCCGCGCCGAGGCCGCCCGTCAGCGTGTTCATCTTCGAGCCGTAAAGCTCTTTGGCCTTCGAGAGAGCTTCTTTTATCGCTCCGAGCACGAGGTCTTCGAGCATCTCGATCTCTTCGGGGTTTACGACCTCTTTGTCTATCGTTACCGAAAGCACGTCGCCGTGGCCGTTCACCGTGACCTTAACCGCACCGCCTCCGGCCGTTCCCTCGAGCACCGCCTTTTCAAGCTCTTGCTGCGCGAGAGCCATCTGTGCCTGCATTCTCTGCGCCTGTTTGAGCAATTTGTCCATTTTCATTTCAATCACAATCCCTTTCGTTTTATTGAAGCATCCGATTCGGCGTCACTCATCGCCGGCGCCGTCTTTATAGCCGTCGATGTGGAGACGCGTCAGCAGGAAATACCAGACGAAGAGCGGAAGCTTCGAAAGCCTCCTCCAGCGCCACGGCTCCTGTATCGCTCGGTAAAGCCATTCGAGGCAGAGAGACTGCCATAACTTCGGCGCGCGCGCCAGCTTGCCCGAAATAACATCCATGCTGCCGCCTATCCCCATGCCGACGACCGCGCCGGTCGCGGCGAAATATTCGTCGAGCCAGTACTCCTGCTTCGGTACCCCAAGGCCGACGAAAAGTATATCCGTTTCGGCCGCCCTGATAGCTTCACAGCGCGAGCCGCTCTCTTCGGGTTTGAAAAA is part of the Synergistes jonesii genome and harbors:
- a CDS encoding transposase; protein product: MARQRKLTPERKALIQSLLSHYKPEDAQDVQAMLRDLLGDTIQQMLEAEMDDHLGYSKYDYKNKHTDDSRNGYSPKTVTSSAGDIPIDVPRDRKGDFEPQSVKKNQTDISNIEDQVLSMYAKGMTTRDISAHL
- a CDS encoding heavy metal translocating P-type ATPase; amino-acid sequence: MEFSIVHELPGRIRLRPAKGAFNKKNEAAIETLLEAQRGVKKVKASALTGSILIYFDEPYRGRVLSAAALLTKDIYDDSELYALSRDSAVPSLMGSIALMAARSVLRMMLPFPLRRAVSVMRSLCFVRRGLHSIFVRRKIDVAVLDASAIVSAMARNDFTSAGVVMTLIRLGDLLGSWTEQKSKEDLAKTLALRTERVWLKRGGEEIEVPFAEVVKGDLIIVRAGSVIPVDGRVAEGEAVVNQSSMTGEALGIARRTGHSVYAGTVVEEGMIVVEAIEIGNATRISRIIKVVEESEERKASIQGRSEHLADSIVPFNFMLAGLIYLATRDPLRASSALMVDYSCAIKLATPLAILASMREGVKHGILIKGGKYLEALAAADTVVFDKTGTLTVAEPKVVKVIPLNGYRRDEALKLAACLEEHFPHSIAKAVVCKAEEEELRHAEEHAEVEYAVAHGIASSLSGKRVIIGSAHFVFEDEGIEISEKEKKIIDEESGHYSLLYLAVGNRLAGIICIADPLRAEAAPVVAELRREGIKRIVMLTGDCKKAAENAASKLGITEFRHEMLPVEKSQYVEALAGQQKGVIMVGDGVNDSPALSAASAGVSMRSGADIAQEVADVVLLENNISPLTDAVRIGRRTMSKINRNYCFIVCANSLLLALGLGGYISPALSALLHNLSTVGASAYSLSPVLERKRTQKN
- a CDS encoding DUF1490 family protein; the protein is MKEGCERCLFFAAGVLVGAGAFALVKNGAAKKAAVKALAKGMQLQEKVAASAEAAKEAASDMIAEARCCMDEEK
- a CDS encoding flavodoxin produces the protein MGKIAVIYWSSGGNTEAMANAIAKGIASQDVCAEVYTVSEFGGKNLNDYEKFALGCPSMGVEVLEESEFEPFVASVEKQLSGEKIALFGSYGWGDGEWMRNWEKRMLDDGCLVFETGLIINLTPDEEGIKKCEEFGARFAKF
- a CDS encoding DUF3793 family protein — translated: MDSKSLDYLIAFHCAPTLAGIKPANMFSWRAAPASEMSAATAKNILRDCGVSLEVLCSCERHSLIYIYRRNMLEEVFTPEANEFLEGYGYKSEAGVCEKLDTLKERFFSCGCFPHEIGLFLGYPIEDVRGFIENNGHGYKVCGTWKVYGDKEKSLQLFDRYKRCTEYFCKNFDAGREMAQIVYSAPMFS
- the xth gene encoding exodeoxyribonuclease III; protein product: MPDIKIATFNVNSVKSRLPLLEGWLAHSGAPDILCLQETKCRDEEFPSAFFEGRGYRCVYKGMKSYNGVAVISREAPDEFEFGLCDGEEDGREESENARVVRARFGPLTVLNTYIPQGKEIDNPDYPYKLRFIARVRGLLERKCTPEDRVVWLGDLNVAPTDIDVTNPKNKKEHVCFHEDVKKALKDAMGWGLVDIFREQLPGAGEYTFWDYRIKNALERNIGWRIDHILGTKSVAARCTGVKVERGLRAAERPSDHTAVVASFSFD
- the guaB gene encoding IMP dehydrogenase, whose translation is MGWREDKFVDYSGFTFDDVLLVPGYSEVVPAKVSVATRLTPQIELNIPICSAAMDTVTEARLAIALAREGGIGIMHRNMPIERQAMEIDKVKRSESGVIVDPFYRHPSDSVREAVALMEHYHISGVPVVDDQIRLVGIITNRDLRFVTNLDQPISNIMTKENLITAPVGTTLNDAKQILMGTKVEKLPIVDKENKLKGLITIKDILKAKAFPNATKDSHGRLRAGAAIGVGEDAKERAEALVKAGVDVIVIDTAHGHSRTVIDMVSEIRALYPDIPIIAGNIATKEAADMLIDAGADGVKVGIGPGSICTTRIVAGIGVPQVAAVMNVSEEAHRRGKTVIADGGIRYSGDIVKALAAGGDVVMIGSLFAGTEESPGEAVIYKGRSFKSYRGMGSLGAMKGGCSKDRYFQEGISEDKLVPEGIEGMVPHKGPLSGVIYQMVGGVRAGMGYVGAPTVDALHENARFVQVTAASMKESHPHDIVITKEAPNYWAE
- the ispF gene encoding 2-C-methyl-D-erythritol 2,4-cyclodiphosphate synthase produces the protein METPHWSFLIAAAGSGSRLGGTPKQFRALAGRPVWRWSYETAERLRSEGALRDIVLVLPAERIEEFAADCERLNITIARGGATRSESVLNGLEKCRGSHVLVHDGARPFITEELLLTLMSEAERHGAAVPLLRCTDALKKIDGSLLTAADRNIYLRTQTPQAFRREELTSLLRGASPADDEASLWTASGRGIVRVDGDERNFKITTQFDWEMARAMAENNIERRAGHGFDIHRLAEGRPLIIAGVRVAGVDFGLFGHSDADVVTHAVMDALLGAAGEADIGTLFPASDEKWRGADSITLLHSVLALLASKGWRADWVDATLIAQRPKLGALLPQFREKLNAELEGDGEHPRFNIKVKSAEECGSAGRGECMICHCVAEISRIAL
- a CDS encoding PIN/TRAM domain-containing protein, which gives rise to MRHDRELSKMMRRVVYAVMVFVCAAAGYQISLLILRAKLWPSMSSIHPIGMTVFIVLLSAVLGFILAPLFWWALIKFGQFFETRIQNVSVSDLIISIIGLMLGLLLANLIAIPLSKIPGGIGVYIAILLNVALGYWGLRFFAKRGDDFWNMLTNINIKSKLSLPSKKKGAAESGVAISQGAQFSYPKVLDTSAIIDGRILDVAQTGFLEGTIVLPRFILAELQGVADSTDSLRRTRGRRGLSVVTELQKVEGLTVEIPEVTLRELDRDKVDEALVVLARRLNGKVITTDYNLNQVAQIEGVDVLNVNDLANSLKPMLLPGEKVEIDIIRLGKENHQGIGYLDDGTMLVVEDGSRHVGERVKVTVTSMLQTSAGRMVFGRIHP
- the recR gene encoding recombination mediator RecR; amino-acid sequence: MSLPGPVQKLIKQWSKLPGVGEKTARRMVFYLLRQEPQQIREFGEAVISLTENIRHCSLCGAITDVDPCQICTDPLRNQKLLCVVENEEDCVAMEQAGIFNGIYHVIGGRLSPLDDEEIPQESLERLRERVEMGGVEEIILATAPRIEGDLTAYAVQEALSGVPVKVSRLSYGLPVGGSIGFADRVTLHMAMEARKEMTHTGENF
- a CDS encoding YbaB/EbfC family nucleoid-associated protein, whose product is MKMDKLLKQAQRMQAQMALAQQELEKAVLEGTAGGGAVKVTVNGHGDVLSVTIDKEVVNPEEIEMLEDLVLGAIKEALSKAKELYGSKMNTLTGGLGAGFPGLM